The Tachysurus fulvidraco isolate hzauxx_2018 chromosome 26, HZAU_PFXX_2.0, whole genome shotgun sequence genome segment atatatatatatatatatatatatatatataatgtgtgtgtgtgtgtgtgtgtgtgtgagtgacaacatataaataatatattgtcACTTTATATAGTGAATTCTCTGTGCTACAGTTGTTCACTTCCAGCAAAACACTGTAGTTAACGAGTAGTTTATAAGTAAGTGTAAACACAAGACTAAAGCCAGTACAAGACCAGTAATGTGCTTTAATCACTAAAATAATAGTAAACTTCAGCAGTCAGAAAGGGACGTAGTTTGTGGTATCGCACATATGGTACAATCAATTATTAATGCATtcaagtcaagaaacttttattgtcatttcaaccatttatatctgatgcagtacatagtgaaatgagacaatgtttctccaggacctggtgctacataacacaaaaacagagctataaggacttagtaagttagtcctagatacataaagtgcatctgtgtgacctggtacaaacagtgcaggacaagacaaacaggacaatgcaggacagaagacagacagacataaacactgcaggacaagacagacaggacaatgcaggacaaaagacagtgcaggacaaaacaatTCACAAAAACAGTGACCagtgtatgttcaaacaatattactTGTGCAGctatactggaatgaacacattagtataaTAGCAGAAGCTACATGAGATATTGTGAAGTATTgtacaaaacagcaatcgactgaaatgtgagtctgcatgtgcaaagagcttttattttaagctaataaaaatattttttatacattgtatttggttaaaaagTGACATCGcgtaaatgtgtatataatgtacagtattgcACATGCAGTACAAAAGCAGACAGTCcagtgtaataaaaaaactaaataaatataggGACTGTAATATGTTGTTACTTGTGTAAATTGTTTTAcataagtaacacacacaatactagGATATCACAAAAATGTGtactattttatttcacattcagATACTTAATTTTCCCAACAGGacaattacatttacttttacgtCATTTgtcagatgcctttatccagggTGACGTACTTAAGCCTCTAGCATTGGATACAtaaacactggttcactaggttacagagtTAAGATGCCATgagtctacacacacatacatttaacaAACAGGGAAgtaagtgctagttgaagtgtttcatgaaaaagtaggtcttcaaccgacgtttgaaaataaccagtgactcagctgttcggacatctagtgGAAGTTCATTTCatcacctcggtgccagaacagaaaagagtcttgttgtatacttacTGTAccttttaccctgagagatggtggaaccagtcgagcagtgctgttAGATTAATGTGCTGGCAATTAAGTACAGTATTCTTATCCATATAAtcgaatgaataataatttaaaaaataatctaaaaacaaaaagcagcaATCAGACATCAGTACATCGAAATCATCTTGCCAGTAACCAGTGCATAGATCAACAGGTTGTAGCTTGATGGCAGAAGATATAAAGGAATTATAAAGCATATCTAAATGATTAGTTTTACATTAGTTAAGGAGAATTTGTCTGTTACATATAAATACTACTAACTAATGACTCAAAGTTTGTGCAAACATCCAGGCATTTATGGGTAAAACTCTGGTTGTAACATAGTACTAATAAACTGACTTTTGACTTTTGTCTGTTGAAAAGGCAACCGTAGCAGATCAAGCTGTGGGTTTGGGCCTCGTCGGCTTCAGTCTCTTACTGTTCACATACTACACCGTATGGGTTATAGTCTTGGTAAGtaacataaatatttacacagtaaaatggctattaaaataaaaagcacatttgCTTTCGAAAGGGCTTTTTATGTTtggctttttgttgttgttttagttgCACATCCTTTCTCCTTAATTGACTTCGACAATATAATACAGAGAGAAggttttatagaaataaaagattttatagaaataaatgaataatccCAGAGGTTCTTTGTCTCCAAGTCTCCCAAGGgatagtgtttgtttgtttatttatttattaactactTGATATCCTTACTTTGTGGCATTATTTAAACTTTAACCACTAAAACTGAAGGTCCAAATATACTGCACAGATATTCTAACATAATACCGAAGGAACTGCATGCACATGAGACTTTATTTGATGAGTGATCACATGACCGTGTATTATCCCAAATAACAATCCTTGCATGCTGCACTCTCTGCTGATTAATAGCAGAAATAGTACACGGTCTGCATTGTACATTCGGGAAGAATAAAACATGCAAGGATTGTTGTCCAAccttacatacatttttatgcaAACACCAGAGCGTAAATGATCGAGGAATGcgttctgttttcttttcagccATTTGTCGACAGCAATCATGTGATCCACGGTTATTTCCTTCCTCGAGAGTATTCTGTCATTCTTCCTGGCATAGCAGCATTGATACTCTTACTCTGCGTTGGTAAGTTTAGCAAACAGACGCTCCGTCCCAAATCGCATACTTGTACACTATTCTATAAGTAGGTGTAAGTAGTG includes the following:
- the dpm2 gene encoding dolichol phosphate-mannose biosynthesis regulatory protein isoform X1, with the protein product MQDKRQCRTKQFTKTVTSATVADQAVGLGLVGFSLLLFTYYTVWVIVLPFVDSNHVIHGYFLPREYSVILPGIAALILLLCVGTFIGIVTWKNRKPKKVE
- the dpm2 gene encoding dolichol phosphate-mannose biosynthesis regulatory protein isoform X2 encodes the protein MATVADQAVGLGLVGFSLLLFTYYTVWVIVLPFVDSNHVIHGYFLPREYSVILPGIAALILLLCVGTFIGIVTWKNRKPKKVE